A genomic region of Caldicellulosiruptor acetigenus contains the following coding sequences:
- a CDS encoding ABC transporter ATP-binding protein: MIKVEHLTKKYGQHYAIHDISFEVQKGEIVGFLGPNGAGKSTTMNIITGYLSPTEGTAYVDGFDILEEPEEVKKRIGYLPENPPLYMDMTVQEYLDFVSDIKKVDKKEKKRSMDKIMETVGIAHVRNRLIKNLSKGYKQRVGLAQALIGNPPVLILDEPTIGLDPKQIIEIRSVIKNLRSEHTIILSSHILPEVSAVCERVLIINKGKIVASDTPENLSKRLTHGSKLQLRVLGQRQKLYGILEKVPGVKYIEFIGPKEPNTVEVIVEAENEMDIRADIFYALSEAKLPILMMRAVDLTLEEIFLQLTTEEKEAEAV, from the coding sequence TTGATAAAGGTCGAACACTTAACCAAAAAGTATGGCCAGCACTACGCAATACACGACATCTCGTTTGAGGTACAAAAGGGGGAGATTGTTGGTTTTTTGGGTCCAAACGGTGCTGGAAAATCTACAACAATGAATATAATCACAGGATACCTATCACCTACAGAAGGTACTGCATATGTGGACGGATTTGACATCTTAGAAGAACCAGAAGAAGTGAAAAAAAGAATAGGATATCTTCCTGAAAACCCACCGCTTTACATGGACATGACTGTGCAAGAATACCTTGACTTTGTGAGCGATATCAAAAAGGTGGATAAAAAAGAGAAAAAAAGAAGTATGGATAAGATAATGGAAACTGTTGGCATTGCCCATGTGAGAAACAGGCTCATAAAAAATCTTTCAAAGGGATACAAGCAGAGAGTGGGACTTGCCCAGGCTTTAATCGGAAATCCACCTGTTTTGATTTTGGACGAGCCAACAATTGGACTTGACCCAAAGCAGATAATTGAAATAAGGTCTGTTATAAAGAATCTTCGAAGCGAACACACAATAATCTTAAGCTCACATATCCTGCCAGAGGTCAGTGCTGTTTGCGAAAGAGTTCTTATAATCAACAAAGGAAAGATAGTTGCAAGTGACACACCCGAGAATCTATCCAAAAGACTTACTCACGGAAGCAAACTTCAACTGAGAGTATTAGGTCAAAGACAAAAGCTTTATGGAATACTTGAAAAGGTACCGGGTGTAAAATACATAGAATTTATCGGTCCAAAAGAACCAAACACTGTTGAGGTTATTGTTGAAGCAGAAAACGAGATGGATATAAGGGCAGATATATTCTATGCGCTGAGCGAGGCAAAACTACCTATTCTGATGATGAGAGCGGTTGACCTGACGCTTGAGGAGATATTCCTGCAGCTCACAACCGAGGAGAAGGAGGCTGAAGCTGTATGA
- a CDS encoding nucleopolyhedrovirus P10 family protein — protein sequence MSDREILELILEKVTAVDQKVDRLEKRVESLEKRVENLEKKVEALERRVESLERRVESLERRVESLEKRMDSLEARVERLELQVAENTQILKALEHLAQVNKAEHDNFTHQLARIEGLLSSEISKNKEEHQLLFVKTEENSEKITRLEKDMVVIESVCGKNMQDIAFLKGVKN from the coding sequence ATGAGTGATAGGGAAATACTGGAGCTAATACTTGAAAAAGTAACTGCAGTTGACCAAAAGGTTGACAGGCTTGAAAAGAGGGTTGAAAGCCTTGAAAAGAGGGTTGAAAACCTTGAAAAGAAAGTTGAAGCCCTCGAAAGGAGAGTTGAAAGTCTCGAAAGAAGAGTTGAGAGTCTCGAAAGAAGAGTAGAAAGCCTTGAAAAGAGAATGGATTCACTTGAGGCGAGAGTTGAAAGGTTAGAACTTCAGGTTGCAGAAAACACCCAGATTCTAAAAGCCTTAGAGCACTTAGCGCAGGTAAACAAAGCGGAACATGACAATTTTACCCATCAGCTTGCACGGATTGAAGGGCTACTTTCTTCTGAGATATCAAAAAACAAAGAAGAACACCAGCTGCTTTTTGTAAAGACCGAGGAAAACTCTGAGAAGATAACAAGGCTTGAAAAAGACATGGTTGTAATCGAATCTGTTTGTGGGAAGAATATGCAAGATATAGCTTTTTTGAAAGGTGTAAAGAATTAA
- a CDS encoding sodium:calcium antiporter encodes MVAGYILKLIISLFVILMGCTFFTNAVEWFGKKLNLAEGAVGSILAAVGTALPETIIPIIAILFSKGESSNEVGIGAIAGAPFMLGTLAFFITGLAVIVYTLLKKRTLKMNVDLSVFERDLTYFMIVYGIAVATTFIQNHKLIRTIIAITLFVAYLIYVKKTLADESENEETQELEELYFTRFLKLPNNLLWISVQLILSLAIIIFGAHLFVEYVQKVATLIGISALVLSIIITPIATELPEKLNSVIWIGKKKDTLALGNITGAMVFQSSVPVVFGIIFTPWNLKGITMVSAILAFCSAVLNLIWVKVKKNVNPIALLFGGVLYLIFIAYVFWI; translated from the coding sequence ATGGTAGCAGGATATATCTTGAAACTAATTATTTCTCTATTTGTTATACTTATGGGCTGTACCTTTTTTACAAACGCTGTTGAATGGTTCGGGAAAAAGCTAAACCTTGCCGAGGGAGCAGTTGGGAGCATTTTAGCTGCGGTTGGCACTGCACTACCAGAAACCATTATACCCATTATTGCCATTCTTTTTTCAAAGGGTGAAAGTTCAAATGAAGTTGGAATTGGTGCGATTGCCGGTGCACCTTTTATGCTTGGAACACTTGCTTTTTTCATAACAGGGCTGGCAGTTATAGTTTACACATTGCTCAAAAAAAGAACCTTAAAAATGAATGTTGACCTGAGCGTATTTGAAAGAGACCTTACCTACTTTATGATTGTCTATGGCATTGCTGTTGCTACAACTTTTATACAAAACCATAAGCTAATTAGAACAATAATTGCTATCACTCTTTTTGTTGCTTATCTTATCTATGTAAAAAAGACGCTTGCGGATGAGTCTGAAAATGAAGAAACTCAAGAGCTTGAAGAGCTGTATTTCACAAGGTTTTTAAAACTTCCAAACAACCTTCTTTGGATAAGCGTCCAGCTTATTCTGTCACTTGCTATAATAATCTTTGGTGCACACCTTTTTGTTGAATATGTCCAGAAAGTTGCAACTTTGATTGGAATCTCAGCACTTGTTCTTTCAATCATCATCACACCAATTGCAACAGAGCTTCCTGAAAAGCTGAACTCTGTAATATGGATTGGCAAGAAAAAAGACACACTTGCACTCGGAAACATAACAGGTGCTATGGTATTTCAGTCATCTGTTCCTGTTGTTTTTGGCATAATTTTTACACCATGGAACCTGAAAGGAATCACAATGGTCTCGGCAATTTTGGCTTTCTGCTCTGCTGTATTAAATCTTATTTGGGTAAAAGTTAAGAAGAATGTCAATCCCATTGCACTTTTGTTTGGTGGAGTGCTGTATCTTATATTTATAGCTTATGTTTTCTGGATATAA
- a CDS encoding calcium-translocating P-type ATPase, SERCA-type, translating into MNQNFSDFHSKTVETVLENLKTSLNGLSFEEAEERLKVYGKNVIEEGKKKSIFALFLEQFKNVMVLVLFAAAIISILLGEAADAAIILAVLLINAVFGVAQELKAEKAIDALKKLNMPYAKVYRDGHLMQIKTDEIVVGDIIEIEAGDIVPADLRLIESFNLKIDESALTGESVPVEKDANDVLAESTPLAERTNMAFMGTIVTYGRAKGVVVSTGMKTEIGKIANFVNLQSAIDTKTPLHEKLEEIGKYLTVGILAIAFIVFVTGLLYKRDVFEMFLTAVSLAVAAIPEGLPAVVTIVLAIGVQRMAKRNAIIRRLSSIETLGRVEVICSDKTGTLTQNKMNVVKVYCNDNLSENLEHEDNATKTLLQIMALCNDVKLDLVDKQPQFIGDPTEIALVKFAYEKGLNKNAIEKVFKRVYEVPFDSVRKMMTTVHEIKNDQKLLVFSKGAVDVIINKCKFIMVNDEILPLDENIRQKILQANKEMTSNALRVLAFAYKEIDKNELEDKNTIEDNLIFIGLVGMIDPPRKEAYGAVEVCYQAGITPVMITGDHKDTALAIAKELKIIDTSKDELSQVLTGSEIEKLDDQQLKEKVKEVRVYARVSPEHKLRIVSSWKSHGKIVAMTGDGVNDAPALKAADIGIGMGITGTDVTKNVSDVILADDNFATIVAAVEEGRKIYDNIRKTIQFLLSSNIGEVVTLFLATLLNWVVLYPIHILWVNLVTDTFPALALGMEKAESDVMKRKPKKTSENIFAGGLGFSILYQGFLKGLITLMVFFIGNKLYDHKTAITMTFMTLSLIQLTHAYNVRSNINSLFKMGVFSNKYLNLAFIASFLLQVVVLLVPPLRELFKLAYLNFSQWAIVIFASLSIIPIVEVVKYFTRHFHKE; encoded by the coding sequence TTGAATCAAAATTTTTCTGATTTTCACTCTAAAACTGTAGAGACCGTTTTGGAGAATCTTAAAACCAGTTTAAACGGACTTTCCTTTGAAGAGGCAGAAGAAAGACTCAAAGTATATGGAAAAAACGTAATTGAAGAAGGAAAAAAGAAATCCATATTTGCTCTTTTCCTGGAACAATTCAAAAATGTAATGGTACTTGTACTGTTTGCTGCGGCTATAATCTCAATTCTTCTTGGCGAAGCAGCAGATGCCGCAATCATCTTGGCAGTACTGCTCATCAACGCAGTCTTTGGAGTTGCCCAGGAACTAAAGGCTGAAAAAGCCATTGATGCTCTCAAAAAACTTAATATGCCATATGCAAAGGTTTACAGAGATGGCCACCTGATGCAGATTAAAACCGATGAAATAGTAGTTGGCGATATAATTGAGATTGAAGCAGGGGATATTGTTCCAGCAGACTTGAGGCTCATTGAAAGCTTCAATCTTAAAATTGATGAGTCAGCTTTAACTGGAGAATCTGTCCCTGTTGAAAAAGATGCAAATGACGTTCTTGCTGAGTCAACACCTCTTGCAGAGAGAACCAATATGGCTTTCATGGGAACAATTGTAACATATGGTCGAGCAAAAGGTGTGGTTGTTTCAACAGGCATGAAAACAGAGATAGGCAAAATTGCAAACTTTGTCAACCTCCAATCTGCAATTGATACTAAAACTCCTCTTCATGAAAAGTTAGAAGAAATCGGGAAATATCTTACAGTTGGAATTCTGGCAATTGCATTTATTGTCTTTGTGACAGGATTGCTTTATAAGCGAGATGTATTTGAAATGTTTTTGACAGCTGTGTCATTGGCTGTTGCTGCAATCCCTGAAGGACTTCCCGCTGTTGTAACAATTGTTCTGGCAATTGGTGTTCAAAGAATGGCAAAACGAAACGCTATAATAAGAAGACTTTCTTCGATTGAGACATTAGGAAGAGTAGAAGTTATTTGTTCTGACAAAACGGGGACACTTACTCAAAACAAGATGAATGTTGTGAAAGTCTATTGTAATGATAACTTGAGCGAAAATCTTGAACATGAAGATAATGCAACTAAAACCCTACTTCAGATAATGGCACTTTGTAATGACGTCAAACTTGATTTGGTTGATAAACAGCCCCAGTTTATAGGTGACCCTACCGAAATTGCCTTAGTAAAATTTGCTTATGAAAAGGGATTGAACAAGAACGCCATCGAAAAGGTTTTTAAGAGAGTATATGAAGTACCTTTTGATTCTGTCAGAAAAATGATGACAACTGTGCATGAGATTAAAAATGACCAAAAACTTCTGGTATTTTCCAAAGGCGCTGTCGATGTAATAATTAATAAGTGTAAGTTTATAATGGTAAATGATGAAATACTCCCACTTGATGAAAATATACGCCAAAAAATCCTGCAAGCAAACAAAGAAATGACATCAAACGCCCTGCGAGTATTGGCTTTTGCTTACAAAGAAATTGATAAAAATGAGTTAGAAGATAAAAATACCATTGAAGATAACCTCATCTTTATAGGACTTGTTGGAATGATTGACCCGCCACGCAAAGAAGCTTATGGAGCAGTTGAAGTGTGCTACCAAGCAGGAATCACACCTGTGATGATAACAGGAGACCATAAAGATACAGCTTTAGCCATTGCAAAAGAATTAAAAATAATTGATACAAGCAAAGATGAACTTTCACAAGTTTTGACTGGTAGCGAAATTGAGAAATTAGATGACCAACAGTTAAAAGAAAAAGTAAAAGAAGTGAGAGTATATGCAAGAGTCTCACCTGAGCACAAATTAAGAATTGTAAGCAGCTGGAAAAGTCATGGCAAAATAGTTGCTATGACAGGCGATGGGGTAAACGACGCACCTGCATTAAAAGCTGCTGATATTGGAATTGGTATGGGAATAACCGGAACCGATGTTACCAAAAACGTATCTGATGTTATTTTGGCAGATGATAACTTTGCCACAATTGTTGCAGCTGTTGAAGAAGGAAGAAAGATTTATGACAATATACGAAAAACCATACAGTTTTTGCTTTCTTCAAATATTGGAGAGGTTGTAACACTCTTTTTGGCAACACTTTTAAACTGGGTAGTATTGTATCCAATTCATATCCTGTGGGTAAATCTTGTGACTGACACGTTCCCTGCTTTAGCACTTGGTATGGAAAAAGCAGAAAGTGATGTAATGAAAAGAAAACCAAAGAAAACTTCAGAAAATATATTTGCAGGTGGGCTTGGCTTTTCAATTTTGTATCAAGGTTTTCTAAAAGGCTTGATAACATTAATGGTATTCTTTATAGGAAACAAATTATATGACCACAAAACTGCAATCACCATGACTTTCATGACGCTCAGCCTCATACAACTTACACATGCATACAATGTGCGTTCAAACATTAATTCGCTATTCAAAATGGGTGTATTTTCAAACAAATATTTAAATCTTGCTTTTATAGCCTCGTTTTTGCTTCAGGTTGTAGTGCTATTAGTTCCACCGCTGAGAGAGCTATTTAAGCTCGCATACCTTAACTTTTCACAGTGGGCAATCGTAATTTTTGCGTCACTTTCTATTATCCCTATTGTGGAAGTTGTAAAATATTTTACACGGCACTTCCATAAAGAATAA
- a CDS encoding cupin domain-containing protein — translation MAYYKKGQKNIVERHMHDCDEYYFVLEGKLKVISEEKEYILEKGDMLWTKMGDFHEIVEALEDPTMFWLEGPLMGKRRKGHQYEL, via the coding sequence ATAGCTTATTACAAAAAAGGGCAGAAAAACATTGTAGAAAGGCATATGCATGACTGTGATGAGTACTATTTTGTGCTTGAAGGGAAGTTAAAGGTCATTTCAGAAGAGAAAGAATACATACTTGAAAAAGGTGACATGCTTTGGACCAAGATGGGCGACTTTCATGAAATAGTTGAGGCATTAGAAGACCCAACAATGTTCTGGCTTGAAGGACCATTGATGGGCAAAAGACGAAAAGGGCATCAGTATGAGCTATAA
- a CDS encoding class II glutamine amidotransferase yields the protein MLREGQVRIPSGCAISGFINKKGVRISGTDIINSIAIMKERGNGLGGGFAAYGIYPDRKDWYAFHLFFDDIKAKEDTEHFLNHNFEILESEVIPTRKVSSIQNSPIVWRYFVKPLEKRLRDTEKTEEDFVVDSVMFINSRIDGAYVFSSGKNMGAFKGVGYPEDIGEFFRIDEYKAYIWTAHSRFPTNTPGWWGGAHPFTLLDWSIVHNGEISSYGTNYRYLEMFGYKCTLRTDTEVMAYLFDLLLRKHKLSVEIAAKALAAPFWSVIDRQSEQEREKLKAIRAVYASCLVNGPFSIILGFSNGILALNDRIKLRPLVAAQKGDFVYVASEEAAIREICKDPEKVWMPKGGEPVYVTLDEGVIV from the coding sequence TTGTTAAGGGAAGGGCAAGTTAGAATTCCGTCTGGTTGTGCTATTTCGGGGTTTATTAACAAAAAAGGTGTGAGGATTTCTGGCACAGACATCATCAATTCCATTGCCATCATGAAGGAAAGAGGAAATGGGCTTGGTGGTGGATTTGCAGCGTATGGAATCTATCCTGACAGAAAAGATTGGTATGCTTTTCACCTATTTTTTGATGATATAAAGGCAAAAGAGGATACAGAGCACTTTTTAAACCATAACTTTGAGATATTGGAAAGCGAAGTAATTCCAACAAGAAAGGTTTCAAGCATTCAAAACAGCCCGATTGTCTGGAGATATTTTGTAAAGCCACTTGAGAAAAGATTGAGAGATACAGAAAAAACAGAAGAGGATTTTGTTGTTGACAGTGTAATGTTTATAAACAGTAGAATTGACGGTGCGTATGTATTTTCAAGTGGCAAGAACATGGGTGCATTCAAAGGGGTTGGATATCCAGAGGACATAGGCGAGTTTTTCAGGATTGACGAGTACAAGGCATATATCTGGACAGCGCACTCAAGATTCCCAACAAACACGCCAGGCTGGTGGGGCGGTGCGCATCCGTTTACACTGCTTGACTGGTCAATTGTCCACAATGGCGAAATTTCGTCATATGGAACAAATTACAGATACTTAGAGATGTTTGGTTACAAGTGTACACTTAGGACTGACACAGAGGTCATGGCATACCTTTTTGACCTTCTTTTGAGAAAGCACAAGCTTTCTGTTGAGATTGCAGCCAAAGCCCTGGCAGCTCCGTTTTGGAGTGTGATTGACAGACAGAGCGAACAAGAAAGAGAAAAGCTCAAAGCAATAAGAGCAGTGTATGCATCTTGCTTGGTGAACGGGCCGTTTTCGATAATCTTGGGATTTTCAAATGGAATATTAGCGCTTAACGATAGAATTAAGCTGCGACCGCTTGTTGCTGCACAAAAAGGTGATTTTGTATATGTTGCATCTGAAGAGGCAGCAATAAGAGAAATCTGCAAAGACCCGGAAAAGGTCTGGATGCCAAAAGGCGGAGAGCCTGTGTATGTTACTTTGGACGAAGGGGTGATAGTATGA
- a CDS encoding glutamate synthase-related protein, translating to MISLYENEFEVVRDETKCIRCKVCVRQCANEVHEYDEEEDRVVADSSKCVACHRCVVMCPTKALTIKKTENAFKENANWTPSYINEIYKQAETGGILLTGMGNDKPIPIYWDRLLINASQVTNPSIDPLREPMELKTFIGRKPDKLEFDENGNLKTKLPPQLELEVPIMFSAMSFGSISLNACESLAAAAVEVGTYWNTGEGGLHQKLYKYKERAIVQCASGRFGVDVDYLNAGAAIEIKIGQGAKPGIGGHLPGEKVGEEVSRTRMIPIGSDAISPAPHHDIYSIEDLRQLIFALKEATNYTKPVGVKIAAVHNVAAIASGIARAGADFITIDGVRGGTGAAPLRIRDNVGIPIELALAAVDSRLREEGIRNQVSIIVAGSIRNSSDVVKAIALGADAVYIGTAALISLGCHVCQKCHTGKCNWGIATQDPVLVKRLNPEIGARRAANLLKAWSHEIKEMLGLMGINALESLRGNRLMLRAVGLTEKEMEILGVKHAGEGV from the coding sequence ATGATTTCGCTATATGAAAATGAGTTTGAGGTTGTAAGGGATGAAACAAAGTGCATAAGATGCAAAGTTTGTGTTCGCCAGTGTGCAAATGAGGTTCATGAATATGATGAAGAGGAAGACAGAGTAGTTGCAGACTCATCAAAGTGTGTTGCATGCCATAGATGTGTTGTTATGTGCCCAACAAAGGCGCTTACCATCAAAAAGACAGAAAATGCATTCAAGGAGAACGCTAACTGGACACCTTCTTATATAAATGAAATATACAAACAGGCAGAGACAGGCGGAATACTTTTAACTGGTATGGGAAATGATAAACCAATACCAATTTACTGGGATAGGCTCTTAATAAACGCAAGCCAGGTTACAAATCCGTCAATTGACCCGCTGAGAGAGCCGATGGAGCTCAAAACATTTATTGGCAGAAAACCTGACAAGCTTGAGTTTGACGAAAATGGGAATCTTAAAACAAAGCTTCCGCCCCAGCTTGAATTAGAAGTACCTATTATGTTTTCTGCAATGTCGTTTGGTTCAATATCGCTCAATGCCTGTGAGTCTTTGGCAGCAGCAGCTGTTGAAGTGGGAACATATTGGAACACAGGCGAAGGTGGACTTCATCAGAAGCTCTATAAATACAAAGAAAGAGCAATTGTTCAGTGTGCATCAGGAAGATTTGGTGTTGACGTTGACTATTTGAACGCAGGTGCGGCAATTGAGATAAAGATTGGTCAGGGTGCAAAGCCGGGAATTGGCGGGCACTTGCCTGGTGAGAAGGTTGGCGAAGAAGTATCAAGAACAAGAATGATTCCAATTGGCTCTGATGCTATTTCACCAGCTCCGCACCATGATATTTACTCAATTGAAGATTTGCGCCAGCTCATATTTGCTTTAAAAGAAGCAACAAACTATACAAAACCTGTGGGTGTTAAAATTGCAGCTGTTCACAACGTTGCGGCAATTGCCTCTGGTATTGCAAGAGCAGGTGCTGACTTTATCACAATCGATGGTGTGAGAGGTGGCACAGGTGCAGCACCACTCAGAATTAGAGACAATGTTGGTATTCCAATAGAACTTGCTTTGGCAGCTGTTGATTCGCGCTTGAGAGAGGAAGGAATTAGAAACCAGGTATCAATCATTGTTGCAGGTTCAATTAGGAATAGTAGCGATGTTGTGAAGGCTATAGCACTTGGTGCTGATGCAGTCTACATTGGAACAGCGGCGCTCATTTCATTGGGCTGTCATGTTTGCCAGAAGTGCCATACAGGAAAGTGTAACTGGGGAATAGCAACACAGGACCCTGTTTTGGTAAAAAGACTCAATCCTGAGATTGGAGCAAGAAGAGCAGCAAACCTTTTGAAGGCTTGGAGCCATGAGATAAAAGAGATGCTGGGTCTTATGGGAATAAATGCTCTGGAGAGCTTGAGAGGAAATAGACTTATGCTCAGAGCAGTTGGACTTACAGAGAAAGAGATGGAAATCTTAGGTGTCAAGCATGCAGGAGAGGGGGTATAG
- a CDS encoding 4Fe-4S dicluster domain-containing protein, which yields MAKKIFPKEDVCVGCHLCEVYCVYAHSKYKKPNAKAHELVKLYIKHKDSKPTPRILVEEKSGTWTTFALQCRHCDDAPCTKACITGAMKRLEDGRIVCDEEKCVGCWSCIMACPHGAVRRGENKKAASKCDLCLELGEPACVKNCPNEALEIKEV from the coding sequence TTGGCAAAAAAGATTTTCCCGAAAGAAGATGTGTGTGTAGGGTGCCACCTGTGCGAGGTTTACTGTGTGTATGCTCACTCTAAATACAAAAAACCAAATGCGAAGGCTCATGAGCTTGTAAAGCTTTATATAAAGCATAAAGATTCAAAACCAACACCGAGAATTTTGGTTGAAGAAAAAAGTGGAACTTGGACCACATTTGCCCTACAGTGCAGACACTGCGATGATGCTCCATGCACAAAGGCGTGTATCACAGGTGCAATGAAGAGGCTTGAAGATGGAAGGATAGTTTGCGATGAGGAAAAGTGTGTTGGGTGCTGGTCGTGCATAATGGCATGCCCACACGGGGCTGTGCGAAGAGGTGAGAACAAGAAAGCTGCATCAAAATGTGATTTGTGCTTGGAGCTCGGCGAGCCTGCATGTGTCAAGAACTGTCCGAATGAAGCCCTTGAAATCAAAGAGGTGTAA
- a CDS encoding NAD(P)/FAD-dependent oxidoreductase — translation MKYVIIGNSVAACGCIEAIRKVDAQNPIVVISDEKYRVYSRPLISYYLGGKVDESKMYIRDEDYYEKNKVETKLGKKAVAVDFKNKEVILDDGEKVKYDKLLIATGGKPFIPPTKGFELKNVFTFIKFDDVKAIDEAIKNGAKKAVVIGAGLSGLKAAEALIKRNLDVTVVELANRILGSILDLEASKIVQDELEKHGIVFKLETSVDEIIGDGKVEKVKLKNGEVLDADIVVFAIGVVPNIDFLKGTELKINRGIVVNNKMETNIEDVYAAGDCAEGYDFVFEQQRVIPIWPNAYNQGETAGYNMAGVEKTFDRGFPMNSIGFFDVHMITAGIVVPTSSDIEVLVKHDKEKNTYRKIYLKNGRVVGFMFINSIDRAGMITNMIKEGFNVESIKHRLLEEDFGYLDLPKEIRQEKILGGAKA, via the coding sequence ATGAAGTATGTTATAATAGGTAACTCTGTTGCTGCGTGCGGATGTATTGAAGCAATAAGAAAGGTTGATGCGCAAAACCCTATTGTTGTTATATCAGATGAAAAGTACAGGGTATATTCAAGACCGCTCATCTCTTACTACCTTGGCGGGAAAGTTGACGAGAGCAAGATGTATATCAGAGATGAGGACTACTATGAGAAAAACAAGGTAGAAACAAAACTTGGCAAAAAAGCAGTAGCAGTTGATTTCAAGAACAAAGAAGTTATACTTGACGACGGTGAAAAAGTAAAATACGACAAACTCTTAATTGCAACAGGTGGAAAGCCTTTCATCCCGCCTACAAAAGGGTTTGAACTCAAAAATGTGTTTACATTCATAAAGTTTGATGATGTGAAGGCGATAGATGAGGCTATCAAAAATGGGGCAAAAAAGGCGGTAGTTATTGGTGCGGGCCTGAGCGGGCTCAAAGCAGCAGAAGCACTCATCAAAAGGAATTTAGATGTAACTGTTGTTGAGCTTGCAAACAGGATTTTAGGTTCTATACTGGATTTGGAGGCGTCAAAAATAGTCCAGGATGAGCTTGAAAAGCATGGTATAGTTTTTAAGCTTGAAACATCTGTTGATGAGATAATAGGCGATGGCAAGGTTGAAAAAGTAAAGCTCAAAAATGGTGAGGTTTTAGATGCCGACATAGTTGTGTTTGCGATAGGTGTCGTTCCAAACATTGACTTTTTAAAGGGCACAGAACTCAAAATCAACCGCGGAATTGTTGTAAACAACAAAATGGAAACAAATATAGAGGATGTGTATGCCGCAGGTGACTGTGCAGAAGGATACGACTTTGTATTTGAGCAGCAAAGGGTAATTCCAATCTGGCCAAATGCTTATAACCAGGGCGAGACAGCAGGATATAACATGGCAGGGGTTGAAAAGACATTTGACAGAGGTTTTCCAATGAACTCAATAGGGTTTTTTGATGTGCACATGATAACAGCAGGAATTGTTGTGCCAACATCAAGTGACATAGAAGTCTTGGTAAAACATGACAAGGAAAAGAATACTTACAGAAAGATATATCTCAAAAATGGCAGAGTTGTTGGCTTTATGTTTATAAACTCAATTGACAGAGCAGGTATGATAACTAATATGATAAAAGAAGGCTTTAACGTTGAGAGTATAAAACACAGGCTTCTTGAAGAGGACTTTGGATATTTAGATTTGCCAAAGGAAATAAGGCAAGAGAAGATTTTAGGGGGTGCAAAAGCTTAA
- a CDS encoding HD domain-containing protein produces MDSIDIIALQMIKYFKNDVRRINHALKVFSFARLIGKAEGLDSKKQYVLEAAALLHDIGIKVCEQKYDSTAGHLQEIEGPEVAKEILLPMNIEKDTLERILFLIGNHHSYSKIDDIDFQILVEADFLVNIYEDSVEIETIKSIKHKYFKTTMGLFLIEKMFEV; encoded by the coding sequence TTGGACTCTATTGATATAATTGCCTTACAGATGATAAAATATTTCAAAAATGATGTGAGAAGAATAAACCATGCACTCAAAGTGTTCTCATTTGCAAGGCTGATTGGAAAGGCGGAAGGTTTGGACAGTAAAAAACAGTATGTTTTAGAAGCTGCTGCGCTTTTGCATGATATTGGTATTAAGGTGTGTGAGCAAAAATACGACTCAACAGCAGGTCATCTGCAGGAGATTGAAGGACCAGAGGTTGCAAAAGAAATTTTGTTGCCCATGAATATTGAAAAAGACACACTTGAGAGAATACTTTTTCTCATTGGCAACCATCATTCATATTCAAAGATAGATGACATTGACTTTCAAATCCTTGTTGAAGCAGATTTTCTTGTAAATATATATGAAGACTCTGTGGAAATCGAAACAATAAAGAGTATAAAGCACAAATACTTTAAAACCACGATGGGACTTTTCCTGATTGAAAAGATGTTTGAAGTATGA